A region from the Treponema pallidum subsp. pallidum str. Nichols genome encodes:
- the rnhA gene encoding ribonuclease HI, giving the protein MNAHAALTLYTDGACLGNPGPGGWAFALVPSDVPFLETGQTAPEAAAFTRSGSAYPSTNNRMELCAVINALQEAHGRAAEAVVVVTDSQYVRKGITQWIHTWKHNGWKTAAKQPVKNKDLWEALSALADALSVEWRWVKGHAGDPYNELCDRLATDAARRAAQSTADCP; this is encoded by the coding sequence ATGAACGCGCACGCTGCACTTACCCTGTACACTGACGGCGCCTGTCTGGGAAACCCGGGTCCGGGCGGGTGGGCGTTTGCTCTGGTGCCCTCAGACGTACCCTTTCTAGAAACCGGACAAACCGCACCAGAAGCTGCCGCATTCACTAGAAGCGGCAGCGCCTACCCGAGCACAAACAATCGCATGGAACTGTGCGCGGTCATCAACGCACTGCAAGAGGCACACGGACGCGCTGCAGAGGCGGTGGTAGTGGTCACCGACTCCCAATACGTACGCAAAGGCATCACCCAGTGGATCCATACCTGGAAACACAACGGCTGGAAAACGGCTGCCAAACAACCGGTCAAGAACAAGGATTTGTGGGAAGCGCTCAGCGCACTCGCCGACGCCCTATCCGTCGAGTGGCGCTGGGTAAAAGGACATGCAGGAGACCCGTACAACGAACTGTGCGACCGGCTAGCCACCGACGCTGCGCGCCGCGCTGCACAAAGCACTGCAGACTGTCCCTAG
- the tmk gene encoding dTMP kinase, with protein sequence MNILHNFVVFEGIDGTGTSTQLRALERHFQARKDMVFTQEPTGGEIGTLIRDVLQKRVIMSSKALGLLFAADRHEHLEGAGGINDCLAEGKIVLCDRYVFSSLVYQGMAVSGSFAYELNKEFPLPEVVFYFDAPIEVCVERITARGLQTELYEYTSFQEKARKGYETIFRKCRHLYPAMKVIEIDAREEIEVVHERILHHLREYRRLK encoded by the coding sequence ATGAATATTCTGCATAACTTTGTTGTATTCGAAGGTATTGATGGCACAGGCACGAGTACACAGTTGCGTGCGCTCGAACGCCATTTTCAGGCCCGTAAGGACATGGTCTTTACTCAAGAGCCTACCGGAGGGGAGATTGGCACTCTCATTCGGGATGTGCTGCAAAAGCGTGTGATCATGAGCTCTAAGGCATTGGGATTGCTCTTTGCCGCAGATAGACACGAGCACTTGGAAGGTGCAGGAGGCATTAACGATTGTCTTGCAGAAGGAAAGATAGTGCTCTGCGATCGGTATGTTTTTTCCAGTTTGGTGTACCAAGGCATGGCGGTGTCGGGTAGTTTCGCGTATGAATTAAATAAAGAGTTTCCGCTTCCTGAAGTTGTGTTCTATTTTGACGCGCCTATCGAAGTATGTGTTGAGCGTATCACCGCACGTGGGCTGCAAACGGAACTGTATGAGTACACGTCTTTTCAAGAAAAGGCGCGCAAGGGGTATGAAACTATATTTCGCAAGTGCCGTCATTTGTACCCTGCAATGAAAGTGATTGAAATAGACGCGCGCGAGGAAATTGAAGTTGTGCATGAGCGTATTCTTCACCATCTGCGCGAATACAGGCGTCTAAAATAG
- a CDS encoding FKBP-type peptidyl-prolyl cis-trans isomerase, which translates to MKIANECVVNIEYTLRDDTGEIIDSSDVMGALEYVQGHGMIIPGLETALINREEGEEFSVTIPPVGAYGEVQEDLRMTVGRDQFPPNVPIEVGMRFDAGSGGDSRPVTVTDVQGETIIVDGNHPLAGKTLHFEVAVRSVREATDDDLAALLFRESTSGGGCGSGAGGCGSCGAGCH; encoded by the coding sequence ATGAAAATCGCAAATGAGTGTGTGGTGAACATCGAGTACACCCTGCGAGATGACACGGGGGAGATCATCGATTCTTCCGACGTGATGGGTGCGCTCGAGTATGTTCAGGGGCACGGCATGATCATTCCTGGCCTCGAGACCGCCTTAATTAACCGAGAAGAGGGGGAGGAGTTTTCAGTAACCATTCCTCCGGTAGGAGCGTATGGAGAGGTGCAGGAGGACTTGCGCATGACAGTGGGGCGAGATCAGTTTCCTCCAAACGTGCCAATAGAGGTGGGCATGCGGTTTGATGCAGGAAGCGGGGGTGACAGTCGACCGGTGACCGTCACTGACGTGCAAGGTGAAACGATTATTGTAGATGGAAATCATCCCCTCGCGGGGAAGACGCTCCACTTTGAGGTGGCTGTGCGCTCTGTGCGAGAGGCGACGGACGATGACTTAGCTGCACTTCTGTTTCGGGAAAGCACCAGCGGCGGTGGCTGTGGGAGCGGCGCGGGAGGGTGCGGCTCGTGCGGAGCAGGCTGCCACTAG
- a CDS encoding glutamate-5-semialdehyde dehydrogenase, with protein sequence MVEVYARLRAAVARLAVCSAAEKDGALRAVRDALHAQREDILRANAQDLARAREAGLAAPLVARLALSEHLLEDMLRSLTVLSLQRDPIGEIIEGYTLANGLEIRKVRVPLGVVAVIYESRPNVTVDAFALAYKSGNAVLLRAGSAASYSNAALLRAIHVGLKKAHGVVDAVAVPPVLEEKYGDVDHILRARGFIDAVFPRGGAALIRRVVEGAHVPVIETGCGVCHLYVDESANIDVALQIAENAKLQKPAACNSVETLLVHRAVARPFLHRVQEIFATCEETTRKPGGVDFFCDAESFSLLTERGARKNVFHAQAETWDREYLDYQVSVRVVPNLEEALRHIARHSTKHSEVIVTRDRARARRFHQEVDAACVYVNASSRFTDGGQFGMGAEIGVSTQKLHARGPMGLCALTTSKYLIDGEGQVRP encoded by the coding sequence ATGGTAGAGGTCTACGCGCGGTTGCGCGCTGCTGTTGCTCGGTTGGCGGTCTGTAGCGCTGCGGAGAAGGACGGTGCCCTGCGCGCTGTGCGCGATGCGCTACATGCGCAGCGGGAGGATATCCTGCGTGCAAATGCGCAGGATCTTGCGCGGGCGCGTGAGGCGGGTCTTGCCGCACCGCTTGTCGCCCGGCTCGCGCTGAGTGAACACCTTCTTGAGGACATGTTGCGGTCTTTGACTGTTCTTTCGCTTCAGCGGGATCCTATCGGGGAAATTATAGAAGGGTACACTCTTGCGAATGGACTGGAAATCCGGAAGGTACGTGTTCCTCTGGGGGTGGTGGCTGTCATCTACGAGTCTCGGCCCAACGTGACCGTAGATGCGTTTGCACTTGCGTACAAAAGCGGCAATGCGGTGCTCCTGCGCGCAGGTTCTGCAGCGAGTTATTCAAATGCCGCGCTTTTGCGCGCAATTCACGTGGGTTTGAAGAAAGCGCATGGTGTCGTGGACGCGGTGGCTGTTCCTCCCGTTTTGGAGGAAAAATATGGTGATGTGGATCATATCCTCCGCGCGCGCGGCTTTATCGATGCGGTATTTCCTCGTGGGGGGGCGGCGCTTATCCGGCGCGTCGTGGAAGGCGCCCACGTGCCAGTTATTGAAACCGGATGCGGCGTGTGCCACCTATACGTAGATGAGAGTGCGAATATCGATGTGGCGCTGCAGATTGCAGAAAACGCGAAGTTGCAAAAACCGGCCGCATGCAATTCAGTCGAAACGCTGTTGGTGCATCGTGCGGTTGCGCGTCCTTTTTTGCACCGTGTACAGGAGATTTTTGCCACCTGTGAGGAGACTACGCGCAAGCCCGGTGGTGTGGATTTTTTTTGTGATGCTGAGTCTTTCTCCCTTCTCACAGAAAGGGGCGCGAGAAAAAATGTTTTTCATGCACAGGCAGAGACCTGGGATCGGGAATACCTGGACTATCAGGTATCCGTGCGGGTGGTGCCAAACCTTGAAGAAGCACTCAGGCACATTGCTCGTCATTCTACGAAACACTCAGAGGTTATTGTCACGCGCGATCGTGCCCGTGCGCGTCGTTTTCATCAGGAAGTAGATGCTGCCTGTGTATATGTCAATGCTTCAAGTAGGTTTACCGATGGAGGGCAGTTTGGCATGGGAGCAGAGATTGGGGTCAGTACGCAAAAATTGCACGCGCGCGGTCCGATGGGTTTGTGTGCACTGACTACTTCAAAATATCTGATTGATGGAGAGGGGCAGGTGCGTCCGTGA
- a CDS encoding DUF2715 domain-containing protein translates to MCMVPVRRFIAVCAVTACAGPCFCVQAFISSRIGYGRFGIYGNEIKDSYYKHVPMTGLGVDVVTSSGVAMVFNVETALTQLMFRAQALLGYAFEVGRFRFTPAIGGSFLASHDHAAGVALSLDFQYFFNDWVGLDLNIGAGVDVPVNSNLRYLMRVGTPELAKILITHTVTHGLANRWISGPHWWNSLSSWVGNTAGKVAGFVARLIANYLLKGSQYSMLVPVVVRLGAVYKV, encoded by the coding sequence GTGTGTATGGTGCCGGTGAGAAGGTTCATAGCGGTGTGTGCGGTGACGGCGTGTGCCGGGCCGTGTTTTTGCGTTCAAGCGTTTATCTCTTCTCGGATCGGGTATGGGCGCTTTGGGATATATGGGAACGAGATAAAGGACTCCTACTACAAACATGTTCCGATGACGGGACTAGGGGTTGACGTGGTAACGTCTTCAGGCGTTGCGATGGTGTTCAATGTGGAGACTGCGTTGACGCAGCTCATGTTTCGCGCGCAGGCGCTGCTGGGGTACGCGTTTGAGGTTGGCAGGTTCCGCTTTACACCTGCCATTGGCGGCAGTTTCCTTGCGTCGCACGACCACGCCGCAGGGGTGGCTCTGTCGCTTGACTTTCAGTATTTCTTTAATGATTGGGTCGGGTTGGACCTGAACATAGGCGCGGGGGTGGATGTTCCGGTGAACAGTAACCTGCGTTACCTGATGCGGGTGGGGACGCCGGAGTTAGCGAAGATTCTCATCACGCATACAGTGACGCATGGACTGGCTAATCGCTGGATATCAGGTCCCCACTGGTGGAATTCTCTTTCTTCGTGGGTCGGGAATACCGCGGGAAAAGTGGCTGGATTTGTAGCGCGTTTGATAGCAAATTATCTGCTGAAAGGCTCACAGTACAGCATGTTGGTCCCAGTGGTTGTTCGCCTGGGGGCGGTATACAAGGTGTGA
- a CDS encoding RNA recognition motif domain-containing protein — protein MSAKIYVGNLNYATTEAGLASLFSQFGEVLSVAVIKDKLTQRSKGFGFVEMESAESAELVINELNEKEFEGRRLRVNYAEEKPRFPFKN, from the coding sequence ATGTCCGCAAAGATTTACGTCGGTAATTTAAATTATGCCACCACTGAGGCTGGATTGGCCTCCCTTTTTTCTCAGTTTGGGGAAGTGCTGTCCGTGGCTGTAATCAAGGATAAGCTTACGCAGCGGTCGAAGGGCTTTGGTTTTGTTGAGATGGAAAGCGCAGAATCAGCCGAGTTGGTTATTAACGAGTTGAATGAGAAGGAGTTTGAAGGGCGTAGGCTTCGCGTTAACTATGCGGAGGAGAAGCCGCGTTTTCCCTTTAAGAATTAG
- a CDS encoding DUF4912 domain-containing protein, producing MALTKSFLESRSTGELFALADELGLCLPEDLNRRLVIGEILDCYHSALDLNPPCAPQSLESKGTSCAYNTTEIHILARDPLWFFVFWDIHEQLFCTLTQSPQFRSFFLRVHSLGGHGWHTSLDHFDIDVPLKDRKRYVHLSLADDANRIDLCCKMLQRERILAQSRVVTLQRSVIERSLNPEDPTGAEVLSLCGLPLLEETYPSTSLPVCS from the coding sequence GTGGCGCTCACTAAGTCGTTTTTGGAGTCAAGATCAACCGGGGAGCTGTTTGCGCTTGCAGATGAGCTCGGTCTTTGCTTGCCTGAGGATCTTAATCGAAGACTTGTCATTGGCGAGATCCTTGATTGTTACCACAGCGCTCTTGATTTGAACCCTCCGTGCGCTCCCCAGTCCCTTGAATCAAAGGGGACTTCGTGTGCCTACAATACCACCGAAATCCATATCCTTGCCCGTGACCCGCTTTGGTTCTTTGTCTTTTGGGATATCCACGAGCAACTCTTTTGCACACTCACCCAGAGTCCTCAATTTAGGTCGTTCTTTCTGCGCGTGCACTCCCTCGGTGGTCATGGCTGGCACACCTCGCTCGACCACTTCGATATTGATGTACCCCTCAAAGACAGAAAGCGTTACGTGCACCTGTCCTTGGCCGACGATGCTAATCGCATAGATCTTTGCTGCAAAATGCTCCAACGCGAACGCATCCTTGCTCAATCCAGAGTTGTCACGCTCCAGCGCAGCGTCATAGAACGGAGTCTTAACCCCGAGGATCCAACCGGCGCAGAAGTTCTCAGCCTCTGTGGGCTTCCCCTGCTTGAGGAAACCTACCCAAGCACGTCTCTTCCTGTGTGCTCATAA
- a CDS encoding 1,4-alpha-glucan branching protein domain-containing protein, with protein MKKMPVHSLAFVLDCNLPFVRGAGASSLLAESRFFLEISYTYLPLLRLCETLERERVPFNISLAIGPVLCEMLANRVLMDRYRRALDALIEFGEREAIRLRNSLQERVQAEAVLRSLRSHRDYFDHCDGALLERINHFFRTGSIELLATTAVNCFLPFYQDMPESISAQIEMGLINYRKHFSSIPRGFYLPELGYAPALERTIKSYGFSYTILETHSFLFGTRVPRRGIFEPAQTSNGLWCLGKDRVATAEVHGATHSFCTQAVYGNTEQDAGFILPEEALYPLFEPHKERMATGYLYQARSGTPYEQEKAQRTCVADARAFVRNRTEIFEKVVHATAPFEAMSVCVFPASLFGVAWAEGMDWLEAVFRTVAESAQMRVSCTAALTCPAVGVSIIEPFFGSSLGGGYADELINSANDWMHPAIQKTTERMIDLTERFAHDTGFRERLLNMAARDVLLCQSLFWPLLGNHCRYPEYAASECADHLKAFTRVYEALGSGEVSAQWLMRRERELPLFSEINFRFFSKKK; from the coding sequence ATGAAGAAAATGCCAGTGCACTCTCTTGCATTTGTTCTCGATTGTAATCTTCCCTTCGTCCGAGGGGCCGGCGCATCTTCTCTCCTCGCTGAATCCCGTTTTTTTCTCGAGATTTCCTATACCTACCTCCCCCTACTCCGCTTATGCGAAACACTCGAACGTGAGCGTGTTCCTTTTAACATCTCCCTCGCTATCGGGCCCGTTCTGTGCGAAATGCTCGCTAACCGCGTGCTTATGGACCGATACCGGCGTGCACTCGACGCACTCATCGAATTCGGAGAACGGGAAGCCATTCGCCTGAGGAACAGTCTCCAAGAGCGCGTGCAAGCTGAAGCAGTGCTTCGGTCTCTTCGCTCTCACCGGGATTATTTTGATCACTGCGATGGGGCACTCCTTGAACGCATCAATCACTTTTTCCGCACAGGTTCCATTGAATTACTCGCAACAACGGCAGTTAATTGTTTCTTACCCTTCTACCAAGACATGCCCGAATCTATATCCGCCCAAATCGAAATGGGGCTTATTAATTACCGCAAACATTTTTCCTCAATTCCCCGCGGTTTTTATTTACCTGAACTTGGCTATGCACCAGCGCTTGAGCGCACTATAAAATCATACGGATTCTCGTACACCATATTGGAAACACATAGTTTCCTGTTTGGCACTCGCGTACCCCGACGTGGCATCTTTGAGCCTGCACAGACGTCCAATGGCTTGTGGTGCTTAGGAAAGGACCGTGTCGCCACTGCAGAAGTGCATGGCGCCACGCATTCCTTCTGTACACAGGCGGTGTACGGAAATACAGAACAAGATGCTGGGTTTATACTGCCTGAGGAGGCTCTGTACCCTTTATTTGAACCACACAAGGAACGCATGGCTACTGGGTATCTGTACCAGGCCCGTTCAGGCACGCCGTATGAGCAAGAAAAAGCGCAACGCACGTGTGTCGCTGATGCGCGGGCGTTCGTGCGTAATCGGACAGAAATATTTGAAAAAGTAGTCCACGCAACCGCTCCCTTCGAGGCTATGTCGGTGTGCGTATTCCCTGCATCACTATTTGGAGTTGCATGGGCAGAGGGGATGGATTGGCTTGAAGCCGTATTTCGCACCGTTGCAGAAAGCGCGCAAATGCGCGTGTCCTGTACGGCGGCGCTCACCTGCCCCGCAGTGGGGGTGTCAATCATTGAACCCTTTTTTGGATCTTCACTGGGGGGAGGTTATGCGGATGAGCTTATTAATAGCGCAAACGACTGGATGCATCCTGCAATACAAAAAACCACAGAACGCATGATCGACCTCACAGAGCGCTTTGCACACGACACCGGCTTTCGCGAACGCCTACTGAACATGGCAGCACGTGATGTGCTTTTGTGTCAGTCGCTGTTCTGGCCCCTTTTAGGGAACCATTGTCGCTACCCCGAGTACGCCGCTAGCGAGTGCGCCGACCACCTCAAGGCCTTTACGAGGGTATACGAGGCGCTCGGCTCCGGAGAGGTAAGTGCACAGTGGCTAATGCGGCGCGAACGCGAGCTACCACTGTTCTCTGAAATTAACTTTCGCTTTTTCAGTAAAAAGAAATGA
- a CDS encoding biotin--[acetyl-CoA-carboxylase] ligase, whose amino-acid sequence MDEAASRAQGCEEGAVFCAGEQVAGRGRGDQRKWQSEPGKNLLCTVVLRRVAFPAFSLCVGYAVALAYMAFLGGVCAPRIKWPNDVLVCDRKIAGVLCQVRAGALLVGIGCNLLQVKFPPELSHACSLAQIVGGERCPDPFAFLPVLLDRLYACVMAPPSIGVLESCLWKQGEYVCFRECAGTRPPILGRVVGLAADGALCIDSAGSMRSYYSGEIAFW is encoded by the coding sequence ATGGATGAGGCTGCGTCTCGCGCCCAGGGTTGCGAGGAGGGTGCCGTCTTTTGCGCTGGTGAGCAGGTTGCTGGACGTGGTCGTGGTGACCAGAGAAAGTGGCAATCGGAGCCGGGAAAGAATCTTTTGTGTACTGTCGTTTTGCGGCGTGTTGCTTTCCCTGCGTTTTCGCTCTGTGTTGGATATGCGGTCGCTCTTGCATACATGGCCTTCCTCGGAGGTGTGTGCGCACCGCGCATTAAGTGGCCCAACGACGTCCTGGTGTGCGATCGTAAGATCGCCGGGGTGCTCTGCCAGGTGCGCGCGGGAGCGCTTCTCGTGGGTATTGGGTGTAACCTCCTGCAGGTGAAGTTTCCGCCCGAGTTGTCGCATGCCTGCTCTCTCGCGCAGATTGTCGGAGGCGAGCGGTGCCCTGATCCGTTTGCTTTCCTTCCTGTGCTGTTGGATCGGCTGTATGCCTGTGTCATGGCGCCGCCGAGTATCGGCGTGCTTGAGTCGTGTCTGTGGAAGCAGGGTGAGTACGTCTGTTTCCGCGAATGTGCGGGAACACGTCCTCCGATTCTGGGTCGTGTTGTCGGATTGGCCGCGGACGGCGCGCTGTGCATAGATAGCGCTGGGTCGATGCGATCGTATTACTCTGGGGAGATCGCCTTTTGGTGA
- a CDS encoding Gx transporter family protein translates to MRSRLPLDVRDELVSLLGGMCFFLSTVEHVIPKPLPFFRVGLANLPLLISPDLLPFCAYARLVFLKVIGQALVSGTLFSYVFVLSLAGSTASGALMYALRFVPCRYLSCVGISVMGAFCSNVIQLTLARVLVFGAGVWYVLPLFCALGAVSSTLLGALTGHFLSHSQWYAHLQNAACGQQDTAPPASLFFPVQAGCECTAPCSEHGLRPRVLRYVRMGTGLLLLLILLCVPRLSVQASVCGIALLLYAATGGRIRWMTLAGLWVGTLACYLRPPVGRVWATVLGVPLTSGALSAGARQACMASGMVYLSKWILRVPPHLPGKFGQTVVHALSLMHRLSSFKLRGARRNATQEIDRILLALWATRQRTPTRR, encoded by the coding sequence GTGCGGAGCAGGCTGCCACTAGACGTACGCGATGAGTTAGTGTCGCTTTTAGGCGGCATGTGTTTCTTTCTCTCTACGGTTGAACACGTCATTCCAAAGCCGCTGCCTTTCTTTCGCGTGGGGCTTGCGAATTTGCCGCTGTTGATCTCGCCGGATCTGCTCCCTTTCTGTGCGTACGCGCGTTTAGTATTCCTGAAGGTAATAGGGCAGGCTCTGGTGAGTGGGACGCTCTTTTCTTATGTATTTGTCCTCTCGCTTGCAGGGAGCACCGCTTCGGGTGCGCTCATGTATGCGCTGCGGTTCGTCCCGTGCCGGTACCTTTCGTGCGTGGGGATAAGCGTGATGGGTGCGTTCTGTTCAAACGTGATACAGCTTACGCTTGCTCGGGTGCTCGTTTTTGGCGCGGGGGTGTGGTACGTACTCCCGCTATTTTGCGCGCTGGGGGCAGTGAGCAGTACCTTACTCGGAGCGCTAACCGGCCATTTTCTCTCCCACTCCCAGTGGTACGCGCACCTGCAGAACGCGGCATGCGGACAACAAGACACCGCACCGCCTGCGTCTCTTTTTTTTCCGGTACAGGCGGGGTGTGAATGCACGGCGCCGTGTTCGGAACACGGGCTTAGGCCGCGTGTGCTGCGTTATGTACGGATGGGGACAGGACTCCTGCTCCTGTTGATACTGCTGTGTGTGCCGCGGCTGAGCGTGCAGGCGTCCGTGTGCGGGATCGCACTGCTGCTCTATGCGGCAACGGGGGGACGCATCCGCTGGATGACCTTGGCAGGGCTGTGGGTGGGAACGCTCGCCTGCTACCTTAGACCGCCGGTTGGACGCGTGTGGGCAACGGTGCTTGGGGTCCCCCTGACGAGCGGTGCGCTTTCGGCAGGAGCGCGCCAGGCCTGCATGGCCTCGGGGATGGTATACCTTTCAAAGTGGATACTGCGCGTGCCGCCGCACCTGCCGGGAAAGTTCGGGCAGACAGTCGTCCACGCGCTTTCGCTCATGCACCGGCTGAGCTCGTTCAAGCTGCGCGGCGCACGACGGAACGCTACACAAGAAATCGACCGCATTCTTCTCGCGCTCTGGGCAACTCGACAGCGGACGCCAACGCGCCGCTAA
- a CDS encoding YdbC family protein: MREKEGGVVNDDFHYEVTRNWGTLSTSGNGWSLELKSISWNGRPEKYDIRAWSPDKSKMGKGVTLTRAEIVALRDLLNSMSLDPY; the protein is encoded by the coding sequence ATGCGAGAAAAGGAAGGAGGTGTGGTGAACGACGATTTTCACTATGAAGTGACGCGCAACTGGGGCACGCTTTCCACATCGGGGAATGGCTGGTCCCTCGAACTGAAGTCTATTTCTTGGAATGGCCGGCCAGAGAAATATGATATCCGCGCGTGGTCCCCAGACAAGAGCAAGATGGGAAAGGGGGTAACGCTTACGCGTGCAGAGATTGTAGCCCTGCGCGATTTACTAAACAGTATGTCCCTGGACCCGTACTAG
- a CDS encoding DUF2715 domain-containing protein — translation MNGKRVFLGIVVVVCAARCFCADVFFSSHLGYGRFYAVGKDIEGQHMHVPSIGGGVCVVADSGFAFACTVDAALTRIMLKTQALFGYAFRWGAFSLIPLLGMDVIVSSDHAFGVAAQVSFQHLISEWWGFALSVSGGVDFPLNPNTRFLAGKLPAETVQRVALVALRQKLISEGIIKALDLGWFITFALTVVAEGFSWIVSQSAWIAQKAVNYFLSDTTRCLILPVTLRAGPTFRI, via the coding sequence ATGAACGGAAAGCGTGTGTTTCTGGGCATTGTCGTGGTGGTCTGTGCCGCGCGCTGTTTTTGCGCGGACGTGTTCTTCTCCTCGCATCTGGGGTATGGGCGTTTCTACGCCGTGGGGAAAGACATTGAGGGGCAGCACATGCACGTTCCAAGCATTGGCGGCGGCGTATGTGTGGTGGCAGACAGCGGGTTTGCCTTCGCCTGCACGGTGGACGCAGCCCTGACCCGTATAATGCTGAAAACTCAGGCGCTCTTTGGCTATGCCTTTCGGTGGGGAGCGTTCAGCCTCATCCCCTTGCTTGGGATGGATGTGATTGTGTCGAGCGACCACGCGTTTGGTGTTGCCGCGCAAGTGTCGTTCCAGCATTTGATTTCTGAGTGGTGGGGCTTTGCCTTGAGTGTGAGCGGCGGGGTGGACTTTCCGCTCAACCCTAACACCCGCTTTTTAGCAGGTAAGCTGCCTGCAGAAACGGTGCAGCGCGTGGCGCTCGTTGCGCTGCGGCAAAAGCTTATTAGCGAAGGGATTATCAAGGCATTGGATTTGGGCTGGTTTATTACCTTCGCTCTGACCGTTGTTGCCGAGGGATTCAGTTGGATTGTGTCGCAGAGCGCTTGGATTGCGCAGAAGGCGGTGAATTACTTTTTGAGCGACACCACGCGTTGTCTCATTCTCCCGGTCACGCTGCGGGCCGGTCCTACCTTTCGAATATAG
- the proB gene encoding glutamate 5-kinase — MIRALFAAAKKIVIKIGSNTLAQADGTPDEEFLAECARACAALMRDGKQIVVVSSGAQVAGISALHCLSSPPQGAGLERHESRGVIPGDGASCKQALCAVGQAELISRWRSAFAAHQQCVGQFLCTKEDFTDSDRAAQVRYTLSFLLERRVVPILNENDALCCSDVPSVPADRRVSLSPQKRIGDNDSLSAFVALLWQADLLLLLSDIDGVYDKDPKAHTDAQHVPLVTDVSALVGKTSMGSSNVFGTGGIATKLDAARLVTRAGIPLVLANGRHLDPILSLMRGDARGTLFVPVS; from the coding sequence GTGATCCGTGCGCTTTTTGCTGCGGCAAAAAAAATTGTGATAAAGATTGGGTCAAATACGCTTGCGCAGGCAGATGGTACTCCTGATGAGGAGTTTTTGGCGGAGTGTGCTCGCGCCTGTGCGGCGCTGATGCGTGACGGCAAGCAGATAGTTGTGGTGTCGTCTGGCGCTCAGGTTGCAGGGATTTCTGCGCTCCATTGCCTTTCATCTCCTCCTCAGGGGGCGGGTTTAGAGCGTCACGAATCGCGCGGCGTTATTCCGGGTGATGGTGCGTCCTGCAAACAGGCGTTGTGTGCGGTGGGTCAGGCGGAGTTGATAAGTCGTTGGCGTTCTGCGTTTGCAGCGCACCAGCAGTGCGTGGGCCAGTTTCTGTGTACGAAGGAGGATTTTACTGACTCGGACCGCGCGGCGCAGGTACGCTACACGTTGTCCTTTTTGCTCGAGCGCAGGGTAGTACCTATCCTTAATGAAAATGACGCGCTCTGTTGCAGCGACGTCCCCTCTGTACCCGCCGACCGGCGGGTGTCCCTATCACCTCAAAAAAGGATTGGAGATAATGACAGTCTGTCCGCGTTTGTAGCGCTGTTGTGGCAGGCAGATCTTTTGCTTTTGTTGAGTGACATTGACGGCGTGTATGACAAAGACCCAAAGGCACACACAGATGCGCAGCACGTTCCTCTGGTGACGGACGTGTCAGCGCTTGTGGGTAAAACGAGCATGGGTTCTTCCAATGTCTTTGGTACGGGTGGGATTGCTACAAAGCTGGATGCTGCGCGTCTTGTCACGAGGGCGGGAATTCCTCTGGTGCTGGCAAACGGGCGCCATCTGGATCCGATCCTGAGCCTTATGCGCGGGGATGCGCGGGGGACACTTTTCGTGCCTGTTTCTTAG